The Lysobacter enzymogenes genome window below encodes:
- the murD gene encoding UDP-N-acetylmuramoyl-L-alanine--D-glutamate ligase, which yields MRISQLDGKRVALWGWGREGRAAYHAIRARLPQLELTLFCSPDEAADARGLHDARLLVETAATAERLGGFEWIVKSPGISPYRAEALAAAEQGARLIGGTALWFGEQAATRAGGRTVCVTGTKGKSTTTSLLAHLLRAGGHRTALAGNIGLPLLEALDALESPQPPQFWAIELSSYQTGDVGVSGARPDVAVALNLYPEHLDWHGSQARYVEDKLRLLTQARPRIAVLNAADPVLSALRLPDSEIRWFGDAAGWHLRGDALWRGEREVMDTASLPLPGRHNRGNLCAVLTAIEALGLDAAPLAPAAASFRPLPNRLQPIGENDGVAYVNDSISTTPHATLAALDCYAGRRIALLVGGHDRGIDWQGFAEAMRTRAPLAIVTMGENGPRIHALLEAVAGEGGFALSAARDLADAMQQARAALGAQGGVVLLSPGAPSFGPYRDYVARGRHFAELAGFDPEAISAIAGIGIA from the coding sequence GTGCGTATCTCGCAGCTTGACGGCAAGCGCGTCGCGCTGTGGGGCTGGGGCCGCGAAGGCCGCGCCGCCTACCACGCGATCCGCGCGCGCCTGCCGCAGCTCGAACTGACCCTGTTCTGTTCGCCCGACGAGGCCGCCGACGCGCGCGGCCTGCACGATGCGCGCCTGCTGGTGGAAACCGCCGCGACCGCCGAGCGCCTGGGCGGGTTCGAATGGATCGTCAAATCGCCCGGCATCAGCCCGTACCGCGCCGAAGCGCTGGCCGCGGCGGAGCAGGGCGCGCGCCTGATCGGCGGCACCGCGCTGTGGTTCGGCGAGCAGGCCGCAACGCGCGCCGGCGGCCGCACCGTCTGCGTCACCGGCACCAAGGGCAAGAGCACCACCACCTCGCTGCTGGCGCATCTGCTGCGCGCCGGCGGCCACCGCACCGCGTTGGCCGGCAACATCGGCCTGCCGTTGCTGGAAGCGCTGGACGCGCTGGAATCGCCGCAGCCGCCGCAGTTCTGGGCGATCGAGCTGTCGAGCTACCAGACCGGCGACGTCGGCGTCAGCGGCGCGCGGCCCGACGTGGCGGTGGCGCTGAACCTCTATCCCGAACATCTGGACTGGCACGGCTCGCAGGCGCGCTACGTCGAAGACAAGCTGCGCCTGCTGACCCAGGCGCGGCCGCGCATCGCCGTGCTCAACGCGGCCGATCCGGTGCTGTCGGCGCTGCGCCTGCCCGACAGCGAGATCCGCTGGTTCGGCGACGCCGCCGGCTGGCATCTGCGCGGCGACGCGCTGTGGCGCGGCGAGCGCGAAGTCATGGACACCGCGTCGCTGCCGCTGCCGGGCCGGCACAACCGCGGCAATCTGTGCGCGGTGCTGACCGCGATCGAAGCGCTCGGCCTCGACGCCGCGCCGCTGGCGCCGGCGGCGGCGAGCTTCCGGCCGCTGCCGAACCGCTTGCAGCCGATCGGCGAGAACGACGGCGTCGCCTACGTCAACGATTCGATCAGCACCACCCCGCACGCCACGCTGGCGGCGCTGGATTGCTATGCCGGGCGGCGCATCGCGCTGTTGGTCGGCGGCCACGACCGCGGCATCGACTGGCAGGGCTTCGCCGAGGCGATGCGCACGCGCGCGCCGCTGGCGATCGTGACGATGGGCGAGAACGGGCCGCGCATCCACGCCTTGCTCGAAGCGGTGGCGGGCGAGGGCGGTTTCGCCCTGAGCGCGGCGCGCGATCTCGCCGACGCCATGCAGCAGGCGCGCGCCGCGCTCGGCGCTCAGGGCGGCGTGGTGCTGCTGTCGCCGGGCGCGCCGAGTTTCGGCCCGTATCGCGATTACGTCGCCCGCGGCCGGCATTTCGCCGAGCTGGCGGGGTTCGACCCGGAAGCGATCAGCGCGATCGCCGGCATCGGCATCGCTTGA
- the murL gene encoding UDP-N-acetyl-alpha-D-muramoyl-L-alanyl-L-glutamate epimerase, with the protein MSDQFQRDAVRAFRFVRCGLDAASGVAELVYAFDDGAELVETVTVPGAPFALDAQRAGAVERMLRLLHLIAGVSYYKAAVPEQIRIDSYAIDADTASLLELIYVNGLGEFAYRNGLNLHGKIKFPVAAAADPAAPALGLSEHALVAIGGGKDSLVSIEALRALEVEQTVTWIGGSQLIAACAARTGLPTLNLGRALAPQLFEYNRQGAYNGHIPVTVVNSAIMALAALLRGVDQVVFSNERSASYGSMIEGTGEVNHQWSKGWDCERAFGEYLQKHVAADLRYYSLLRPLSELAVARQFARGDRYDAHFSSCNRNFHILGERPASRWCGVCPKCHFVFLALAPFMTKPRLVSIFGRNLLDDPAQTDGFDALLEYRNHKPFECVGEGRESRAAMAALAERAEWREDALVERFAREIRPQLSGEELRIEPLLALEGEHRVPPALWERLRAYLAA; encoded by the coding sequence GTGAGCGATCAATTCCAACGCGACGCCGTGCGCGCCTTCCGTTTCGTGCGCTGCGGCCTGGACGCCGCCAGCGGCGTGGCCGAACTGGTCTACGCCTTCGACGACGGTGCGGAACTGGTCGAAACCGTCACCGTGCCCGGCGCGCCGTTCGCGCTGGACGCTCAGCGCGCCGGCGCGGTCGAACGCATGCTGCGGCTGCTGCATTTGATCGCCGGCGTCAGCTATTACAAGGCGGCGGTGCCGGAACAGATCCGCATCGACTCGTACGCCATCGACGCCGACACTGCGTCCTTGCTGGAGCTGATCTACGTCAACGGCCTGGGCGAGTTCGCTTATCGCAACGGCTTGAACCTGCACGGCAAGATCAAGTTCCCGGTAGCGGCCGCGGCCGATCCGGCGGCGCCGGCGCTGGGCTTGAGCGAACACGCGCTCGTCGCCATCGGCGGCGGCAAGGACTCGCTGGTCAGCATCGAAGCGCTGCGCGCGCTCGAAGTCGAGCAGACCGTGACCTGGATCGGCGGCTCGCAACTGATCGCCGCCTGCGCCGCGCGCACCGGCCTGCCCACGCTGAACCTCGGCCGCGCGCTGGCGCCGCAGTTGTTCGAGTACAACCGCCAGGGCGCGTACAACGGCCACATCCCGGTGACGGTGGTGAACTCGGCGATCATGGCCCTGGCCGCGCTGCTGCGCGGCGTCGACCAGGTGGTGTTCTCCAACGAGCGCTCGGCCAGCTACGGCAGCATGATCGAGGGCACCGGCGAGGTGAACCACCAGTGGTCGAAGGGCTGGGATTGCGAGCGCGCGTTCGGCGAGTACCTGCAGAAGCACGTGGCCGCGGACCTGCGCTATTACTCGCTGCTGCGGCCGTTGAGCGAGCTGGCGGTGGCGCGGCAGTTCGCGCGCGGGGATCGCTACGACGCGCATTTCAGCAGCTGCAATCGCAATTTCCATATTCTCGGCGAGCGGCCGGCGAGTCGGTGGTGCGGGGTGTGTCCTAAATGCCACTTCGTGTTCCTGGCGTTGGCGCCGTTCATGACGAAGCCTCGGTTGGTGTCGATCTTCGGCCGCAACCTGCTCGACGATCCGGCCCAGACCGACGGCTTCGACGCGCTGCTGGAGTACCGCAACCACAAGCCGTTCGAATGCGTCGGCGAAGGCCGCGAATCGCGCGCGGCGATGGCGGCGCTGGCCGAGCGCGCCGAGTGGCGCGAGGACGCGCTGGTCGAGCGCTTCGCCCGCGAGATCCGTCCGCAGCTGAGCGGCGAGGAACTGCGCATCGAGCCGCTGTTGGCGCTGGAAGGCGAACACCGCGTGCCGCCCGCGCTGTGGGAGCGTCTGCGTGCGTATCTCGCAGCTTGA